From Zavarzinella sp., one genomic window encodes:
- a CDS encoding small basic protein: MSIDKSLKRKRGSNSNRSVLTRAERITAMKESEKWQDGQSPFGLPKTRVQKIVLKKAKKEKAPEEDKKGKKKK; the protein is encoded by the coding sequence ATGTCTATCGATAAGTCTTTAAAGCGGAAACGTGGATCAAACAGTAATCGCAGTGTGCTGACGCGAGCCGAGCGGATTACGGCCATGAAAGAATCGGAAAAGTGGCAGGACGGCCAAAGCCCCTTCGGCTTGCCCAAAACCCGCGTGCAGAAAATTGTGCTGAAGAAAGCCAAGAAAGAAAAGGCACCGGAAGAAGATAAGAAGGGCAAGAAGAAAAAGTAG
- a CDS encoding RNA ligase family protein, translated as MSNSQPKLLTRTQFRDGVFDRDGHQCVICGAKAEGDVRLDAHHIMERRLWTAPDQFGGYFLDNGVTLCDRGYDKTESGNFSCHLQAGMTVISPDDCRKAAGIQRLILPDHLYFNQIYTVWGDPVLSNGRRMRGELYWDESVQTMLTLGGVLNLYTDYVKHPRTCHLPFSPKVEKDDLGDDRVMEHLERFQGNRVIATVKMDGGQNTLYRDYLHARTTDFKSDETMHWLQNFHSKFCYDIPQGYRVNVENLYVKHDIYYQNLPSYAMAWMMWDDKNNCLSWDETCEWFALFDDILKQAGTPGLSTVPVLYDGMWDDDLIRNLYRDKFADDEMEGFVVRLADQFHYREFKYCVGKYVRENHTPQHGGNSRDLFVRNKLKGN; from the coding sequence ATGTCGAATTCGCAACCAAAATTACTGACTCGAACACAATTTCGCGATGGCGTGTTCGATCGTGATGGTCATCAATGTGTCATCTGCGGTGCGAAAGCGGAAGGCGACGTTCGATTGGACGCCCACCACATCATGGAACGGCGACTCTGGACAGCACCAGACCAGTTTGGTGGCTATTTTCTGGATAACGGAGTCACGCTGTGTGATCGAGGATACGACAAAACCGAATCAGGAAACTTCTCCTGTCACCTGCAGGCTGGCATGACGGTGATTTCACCGGATGATTGTCGAAAAGCTGCAGGAATTCAACGTTTGATACTGCCCGACCATCTGTATTTCAATCAGATTTATACTGTATGGGGCGATCCGGTATTATCCAATGGCAGACGGATGAGAGGGGAATTGTACTGGGATGAAAGCGTTCAGACAATGCTAACTCTCGGTGGTGTGTTAAATCTGTATACCGATTACGTCAAACACCCACGCACCTGCCATCTTCCTTTCAGCCCAAAAGTAGAAAAAGACGATCTGGGAGATGATCGCGTGATGGAGCACCTGGAACGATTCCAGGGAAATCGAGTCATTGCCACGGTGAAGATGGATGGTGGGCAGAATACGCTTTACAGGGATTATTTACATGCCCGTACTACTGATTTCAAATCAGATGAAACGATGCACTGGTTACAGAATTTCCATTCAAAATTCTGTTACGACATTCCCCAGGGTTATCGTGTCAACGTCGAAAATCTTTATGTAAAGCACGACATCTACTATCAAAATCTGCCTTCCTATGCCATGGCCTGGATGATGTGGGATGATAAAAACAACTGCCTGAGTTGGGATGAGACGTGTGAATGGTTTGCGTTATTTGATGATATCCTAAAACAAGCTGGAACACCGGGATTGTCAACTGTTCCAGTTCTCTATGATGGTATGTGGGATGACGATCTGATCCGTAACCTCTATCGAGATAAATTTGCAGACGACGAAATGGAAGGTTTTGTTGTCCGACTGGCAGATCAATTCCACTATCGTGAGTTCAAATACTGTGTGGGGAAATATGTACGTGAAAATCATACTCCCCAACATGGCGGAAATTCTCGCGACTTGTTTGTCAGGAATAAGCTGAAGGGAAACTAA
- a CDS encoding protein kinase has protein sequence MQSDLTATIRKIIEEWIQSGVPSLETAIAEYPELAENKNAVLELATFEYKFLVSTGVEITPESYSHRFPKYAQALLRVLGNVSQDELGSMPEATLKLSDSKSGPKPSPAPATSMVATPHASWPQIGEHLGQYVLLRKLGQGAFSRVYLSLDEMTQRQVVLKVTQKMTAEPSLLGNINHPNIVSLLTASQQANGLNCLVMNYVGSATLEDLIELVNPIEGGVPRPNSADVILAAAKRHHHKADQLPDLGKQAQVLAKYSFIDGLVWLFRQVADALAYVHQRNIVHQDIKPSNILLGFDGRPRLIDFNLAYASSANNSQIGGTLLYMAPEQIEQIRLPKEQRIGSNSACDIYSFGVIMYELFAGAHPWGPIPSRRGTLEIAKSMSELQRKPLVPVHLLNRRVPRRLSQLISQCLEFDPANRFPSAAELVKELQYCYTPAKKWSFVTQTYTGRAAILAASIGLVSGGAWSINSMAASQPIIAYQQPTAEEQIAAARKAIREGKPDQASAYLTQLLNSDAKAEYYHLRGIAKMMQQNWSSASEDLAQAYQLQTQSVPFATAYAETLLKSGKHQQARSIFSECLLRQPENHTVRCGVAYTQILAGNLMEAEKTINGGLESQPTHPQLLANWLNLWVMRAVTNNATLTESQLQRVEWVVKQMPNDHLFHLWAAKIYAYQLMWMKRTNKGTVQEREYLQLTGQRWFRTAYEAGVSSEHWRFDSMFLSLLGGKSPLEMGWKAPENEARYDTFSFFFGKPADLLQPEPEIAAK, from the coding sequence ATGCAATCTGACTTAACAGCCACCATTAGGAAGATTATTGAAGAGTGGATCCAGTCTGGGGTTCCATCGCTGGAAACGGCGATTGCTGAATATCCTGAGCTTGCCGAAAACAAGAATGCGGTGCTGGAACTTGCTACGTTTGAATACAAGTTCCTTGTATCCACGGGAGTGGAGATCACACCGGAATCATACAGCCATCGATTTCCAAAGTATGCCCAGGCGTTGTTGCGAGTACTGGGCAATGTGTCTCAGGATGAACTTGGCTCAATGCCTGAAGCCACATTGAAACTGAGCGATAGTAAATCAGGTCCCAAACCGTCGCCAGCGCCAGCAACTTCGATGGTGGCAACTCCACATGCCAGTTGGCCACAGATCGGGGAACATCTTGGTCAGTATGTGTTGCTGCGGAAGCTGGGCCAGGGGGCGTTCAGCCGTGTCTATCTGTCACTGGACGAAATGACTCAGCGTCAGGTGGTGCTGAAAGTTACCCAGAAGATGACCGCCGAACCAAGTTTATTAGGAAATATTAATCATCCGAACATTGTTTCTCTGCTGACTGCCAGCCAGCAGGCGAACGGATTGAACTGCCTGGTCATGAACTACGTGGGCAGTGCGACTCTCGAAGATCTGATTGAATTGGTCAATCCCATTGAAGGTGGGGTTCCTCGCCCCAACAGTGCGGACGTTATTCTGGCAGCAGCCAAACGCCACCACCACAAGGCGGATCAGCTGCCCGATTTGGGCAAACAGGCGCAAGTACTTGCCAAATATAGCTTTATCGATGGGCTAGTCTGGTTGTTCCGGCAGGTGGCCGACGCACTTGCGTATGTGCACCAGCGGAACATCGTCCACCAGGATATCAAGCCATCCAACATTCTGCTGGGCTTCGACGGTCGCCCAAGATTAATAGATTTTAATCTGGCTTATGCCAGTTCAGCAAATAATTCCCAGATCGGTGGGACATTGCTCTACATGGCACCGGAACAGATTGAACAGATTCGTTTACCCAAAGAGCAGCGGATCGGCTCGAACTCTGCCTGCGATATTTATTCGTTTGGCGTGATAATGTACGAATTATTCGCTGGCGCCCACCCGTGGGGCCCGATTCCGAGCCGTCGAGGCACGCTGGAAATCGCAAAATCGATGAGCGAATTGCAACGCAAGCCACTGGTTCCGGTTCATTTGCTGAATCGGCGGGTCCCAAGGCGTTTGTCGCAGTTAATTTCGCAATGTCTGGAATTTGATCCTGCAAATCGCTTCCCCAGTGCGGCAGAATTGGTCAAAGAGTTACAATATTGTTACACTCCGGCCAAAAAATGGTCATTTGTCACTCAGACTTACACCGGTCGAGCTGCAATTCTGGCAGCTTCGATTGGCCTGGTCTCTGGTGGGGCATGGAGTATCAATTCCATGGCAGCCAGCCAGCCGATTATTGCTTACCAACAGCCCACCGCAGAAGAGCAGATTGCTGCCGCACGCAAAGCTATTCGAGAAGGGAAGCCCGACCAGGCTTCTGCCTATTTAACCCAGTTACTCAATAGTGATGCGAAAGCAGAATATTACCACCTGCGTGGGATCGCCAAGATGATGCAGCAGAACTGGTCTTCTGCTTCGGAAGATCTGGCACAGGCCTATCAACTGCAGACACAATCGGTGCCGTTTGCAACAGCGTATGCGGAAACTCTTTTGAAATCTGGCAAGCACCAGCAGGCACGGTCCATTTTCAGCGAATGCCTTCTTCGACAACCCGAAAACCACACCGTGCGGTGCGGCGTCGCCTACACCCAAATCCTGGCAGGAAACCTGATGGAAGCAGAAAAAACGATCAACGGTGGTCTGGAATCCCAGCCCACCCACCCACAGTTGCTGGCTAACTGGCTGAACCTGTGGGTGATGCGAGCGGTTACCAACAATGCCACGCTAACGGAATCGCAACTTCAGCGCGTGGAGTGGGTGGTGAAGCAGATGCCCAACGATCACCTGTTTCACCTGTGGGCGGCAAAAATCTACGCCTACCAGTTAATGTGGATGAAACGCACCAATAAAGGGACTGTTCAGGAACGCGAATACCTGCAACTGACCGGTCAACGATGGTTCCGAACTGCCTATGAAGCGGGGGTGTCCAGCGAACATTGGCGTTTTGACTCGATGTTTCTGTCGTTACTGGGTGGCAAATCACCCCTTGAGATGGGTTGGAAGGCACCGGAAAACGAAGCCCGCTACGACACCTTTTCATTTTTCTTTGGCAAACCAGCAGACCTGCTGCAACCTGAACCAGAAATTGCTGCGAAATGA
- a CDS encoding A24 family peptidase, protein MMVETVQDPQHQAPHDDVVIGGASPTNNSSDTDDLGLDRAFVMSMVRIPFIAVIWVVLALVSHQIWAAVSPATTNFGPLVIICIGMIIAAVIDGWAFKVPNWCTLSLVVSGWYLGLLHSMNVHVDAGVGSFLGAFACTMIGFALLGWLLAIVGMGQGDVKMLMGFGSWLGAFFLFKDALSILLWSFAWGALIGGVFGIVMMLCRRKFKKNLSNFREIAKDMKVLVTVGPSQAAARSSERRPGWDRLPYGVPLCIGFLGHLGYLYYTNALPKLFMN, encoded by the coding sequence ATGATGGTAGAAACAGTGCAAGATCCGCAGCACCAGGCACCGCACGATGATGTTGTCATCGGCGGAGCGAGTCCGACAAACAATTCATCAGACACCGATGACCTTGGTCTCGACCGGGCATTCGTCATGTCGATGGTTCGCATTCCATTTATTGCCGTTATCTGGGTGGTACTGGCATTGGTCAGCCATCAGATCTGGGCTGCTGTATCCCCCGCAACCACGAACTTTGGTCCACTGGTTATCATCTGCATCGGCATGATCATTGCCGCTGTTATTGATGGCTGGGCGTTCAAAGTGCCCAACTGGTGCACCTTGTCTCTGGTCGTCAGTGGGTGGTATCTGGGCCTGTTGCACAGCATGAATGTCCATGTTGATGCTGGAGTGGGTAGCTTTTTAGGTGCCTTTGCCTGCACCATGATCGGCTTTGCTCTTCTGGGCTGGCTGCTTGCAATCGTTGGCATGGGTCAGGGCGATGTCAAGATGCTGATGGGATTCGGTTCCTGGCTGGGTGCTTTCTTTTTGTTCAAGGACGCACTTTCCATCCTGCTCTGGTCATTCGCCTGGGGTGCACTGATCGGCGGGGTATTCGGAATCGTGATGATGCTCTGTCGACGAAAGTTCAAAAAGAACCTGAGCAACTTCCGGGAAATTGCCAAAGATATGAAAGTGCTGGTCACCGTGGGCCCAAGTCAGGCAGCCGCACGCTCTTCAGAAAGACGGCCAGGATGGGACCGTCTCCCATATGGAGTGCCCTTGTGTATCGGTTTTCTGGGGCATCTGGGTTACCTGTATTACACAAATGCGTTACCAAAGCTGTTCATGAATTGA
- the folK gene encoding 2-amino-4-hydroxy-6-hydroxymethyldihydropteridine diphosphokinase yields MATVLIALGSNLGDRYQYLQRAGERLHALPRLRVLKWGQIYETAPVGGPANQGAYLNTTVLAETTLSPEDLLQRMLLIEKDLGRIRSVQDAPRTIDLDLIFYGDLVQTDRDPLLPHPRMQLRRFVLQPAADVVPEWQHPQLGLTIAQMSDQLPPEEDLPQIFPKPLLSKQLPLAGLRAMVTGAASGIGKAIAHTFAQSGAELIIHTGKSEEKLISFAEELAADGYIATTIVQDLATGAGCRTFTEQVWAHGPVDIFVHNAGVDLLTGDAPTWDIETKLQALFEMDIRSNVLLCRDFGQRMQHRGSGSIITIGWDQAETGMEGDSGQLFAATKAAIMAFSRSLAVSLAPQVRVNNIAPGWIKTAWGEGTSDAWHNRVEQETPLQRWGIPQDIAQAALWLANPTSGFITGQTIRVNGGAVRL; encoded by the coding sequence ATGGCAACCGTTCTCATCGCGTTGGGTTCCAATCTGGGCGATCGCTACCAATACCTGCAACGTGCGGGTGAACGATTGCACGCACTGCCCCGCCTTCGCGTGCTGAAGTGGGGCCAGATTTACGAAACGGCACCCGTCGGTGGACCTGCCAACCAGGGTGCCTACCTGAACACCACCGTGCTGGCAGAAACCACGCTGTCGCCGGAAGATCTGTTGCAGCGCATGTTACTTATTGAAAAGGACTTAGGGCGAATTCGCTCTGTCCAGGATGCCCCGCGTACCATCGATCTCGACCTGATTTTCTATGGAGATCTGGTTCAAACAGATCGCGATCCCTTGCTTCCTCACCCGCGAATGCAGTTAAGGCGTTTTGTCCTGCAACCTGCAGCCGACGTGGTGCCCGAGTGGCAGCACCCACAACTTGGCCTGACAATCGCACAGATGTCGGATCAATTGCCGCCGGAAGAAGACCTCCCGCAGATTTTCCCCAAGCCATTACTGTCAAAGCAGTTACCGCTTGCTGGCCTGCGTGCCATGGTGACTGGTGCGGCATCGGGAATTGGCAAAGCAATCGCCCACACTTTCGCCCAGAGTGGTGCTGAGCTGATCATTCACACCGGCAAATCTGAGGAAAAATTAATCTCTTTCGCCGAGGAACTTGCCGCAGACGGCTACATTGCAACCACCATTGTGCAGGATCTGGCAACGGGTGCCGGATGTCGCACGTTTACAGAACAGGTCTGGGCCCACGGTCCGGTGGATATTTTTGTCCACAATGCTGGCGTTGATCTGCTGACAGGGGACGCACCCACGTGGGATATCGAAACCAAACTGCAGGCACTGTTCGAGATGGACATTCGCTCTAACGTCTTGCTGTGTAGAGACTTCGGACAACGAATGCAGCACCGCGGCTCGGGATCGATCATCACCATCGGCTGGGATCAGGCCGAAACTGGCATGGAAGGCGACAGTGGGCAACTATTCGCAGCCACCAAGGCAGCAATTATGGCGTTCAGCAGATCGCTGGCGGTCAGTCTCGCCCCACAGGTCCGGGTGAATAACATTGCCCCAGGGTGGATCAAAACGGCATGGGGTGAAGGCACCAGCGATGCCTGGCACAACCGGGTGGAACAGGAAACTCCACTGCAACGGTGGGGCATTCCGCAGGATATTGCCCAGGCCGCACTGTGGTTGGCCAATCCCACCAGCGGGTTTATTACAGGGCAAACCATCCGAGTGAATGGTGGTGCGGTGCGGTTGTAA
- the cpaB gene encoding Flp pilus assembly protein CpaB: protein MKQKNLIVLAVALGCGLIAAIAVAKLSARPEATAEMIQVPVAKKDIPIGTKLDEKSLEEFVGYAPYPKNLVPQDVVEDFALVKDKTVNRTVKFGSPLTIADVGQGSGVAIPEGYFQMAVKVSQVDSGVFVQPGSRVDILYSERIGGTNTSQVHLLLQGMLVLGVNNKDRLDEGTGRVIPQIESVSLAVQKIHSLMLTAAEDRGRLKLVLRNVELSKATKDRPDPHMGDLDPERLGVETDVVKKAVVPPPPEVVLETIYLAKKEVPTNTVLSNDTIAEFFDKLETKVAPEGAVTNLENHKGQFVVKSLSAGQSLYQDALAKEQVVIIPPSDPKVPEEPKVVEAPKPEEKKTVPVVVIPKKKLKRFEQTLQGAVSQRIIWMEVKEGQWKSFESEEDADEYEKKLSKGEVPNTAPAATENKVEDFKPVG from the coding sequence ATGAAGCAAAAAAATCTGATCGTACTAGCGGTCGCGCTAGGTTGCGGGTTGATCGCCGCAATTGCTGTAGCAAAATTATCCGCGCGACCTGAAGCTACAGCGGAAATGATCCAGGTCCCAGTGGCCAAAAAGGACATTCCTATTGGCACAAAACTGGATGAGAAATCACTGGAAGAGTTTGTTGGTTATGCACCGTATCCGAAAAATCTGGTGCCCCAGGATGTGGTAGAAGATTTTGCCCTGGTCAAAGATAAAACGGTGAACCGCACAGTGAAGTTCGGTTCCCCACTGACGATTGCCGATGTGGGTCAGGGAAGTGGTGTTGCAATCCCGGAAGGTTACTTCCAGATGGCAGTGAAAGTAAGTCAGGTGGATTCGGGCGTGTTCGTGCAGCCCGGTTCCCGCGTAGATATTCTCTACAGCGAGCGGATCGGTGGTACCAATACTTCTCAGGTTCACTTGCTGCTGCAAGGGATGCTGGTGCTGGGGGTCAATAACAAAGACCGACTGGATGAGGGTACTGGTCGCGTGATCCCACAGATCGAATCAGTATCGCTGGCTGTTCAGAAGATTCACAGTCTGATGTTGACCGCCGCTGAAGATCGCGGTCGCCTGAAACTGGTGTTGCGAAATGTGGAACTGAGCAAAGCAACCAAGGATCGTCCTGATCCCCACATGGGTGATCTGGATCCAGAACGGTTGGGTGTGGAAACCGATGTGGTGAAGAAAGCCGTGGTCCCACCTCCTCCGGAAGTGGTGCTGGAAACGATCTATCTGGCCAAAAAGGAAGTGCCCACCAATACAGTGCTGTCGAATGATACGATTGCGGAATTTTTTGACAAACTGGAAACCAAAGTGGCACCCGAAGGTGCAGTAACCAATCTGGAGAATCACAAAGGGCAATTTGTGGTGAAGTCTTTGTCTGCAGGACAGTCCCTGTATCAGGATGCCCTGGCCAAAGAGCAAGTGGTAATCATTCCACCCTCTGACCCGAAAGTGCCAGAAGAGCCGAAAGTGGTGGAAGCACCGAAACCAGAAGAAAAGAAAACGGTTCCGGTCGTGGTGATCCCAAAGAAGAAATTAAAACGGTTCGAACAAACCTTACAAGGTGCGGTCAGCCAGCGGATTATCTGGATGGAAGTGAAAGAAGGGCAGTGGAAGTCGTTTGAGTCGGAAGAAGATGCCGACGAGTATGAGAAGAAGTTGTCTAAAGGAGAAGTCCCTAATACGGCTCCGGCAGCAACAGAAAACAAGGTTGAGGATTTCAAACCAGTAGGCTGA
- the larA gene encoding nickel-dependent lactate racemase, whose protein sequence is MKVTLDYGKTGLDVELPTKNVVGTLTLQDVAPLADPLADLEAALQHPIGTAPLATLAEGKKSACILICDITRPVPNQLLLPPILGTLEASGIPRQHITILIATGLHRPNEGAELVELVGKEIVDNYSVINHHGKELSEHTYLGNTPNGVPVWIDTRYLEAELKLSVGLIEPHMMAGYSGGRKLICPGIAGLETVKVWHSPRFLEHPNAENGVVEGNPVHEENTRIAMMAGCDFIVNVCIDGQRRITWLGAGDMIAAWERGVDFVRRVVKAGLDQPVDIVVTSGAGYPLDTTFYQSVKGMIGALPIIKRGGTIIIAASLTEGIGSPEFQEIIADNPDIELFKKRIMETDYFVLDQWQLEELAKVLAKCTVKLVTNGLPAEKLQNCYIETSPTVEVAVTEALAKHGADATIAVIPKGPYVLPYLTDRARA, encoded by the coding sequence ATGAAAGTAACGCTCGATTATGGCAAAACGGGGCTGGATGTGGAACTGCCCACCAAAAACGTGGTGGGAACGCTGACGCTTCAGGATGTGGCCCCGCTGGCCGACCCGTTGGCCGATCTGGAAGCGGCTTTACAACACCCGATCGGTACTGCACCACTGGCCACGTTGGCAGAAGGGAAAAAAAGTGCCTGCATCCTGATCTGCGATATCACGCGGCCTGTGCCCAACCAACTTCTGTTACCACCCATTTTGGGAACGCTGGAAGCAAGTGGCATCCCACGGCAGCACATTACGATTCTGATCGCCACCGGGCTGCACCGCCCCAATGAAGGTGCGGAACTGGTGGAATTGGTGGGAAAGGAAATTGTAGATAACTATTCAGTTATCAATCACCACGGCAAGGAACTTTCTGAACACACCTATCTGGGCAACACGCCCAACGGTGTACCTGTCTGGATTGATACCCGCTATCTGGAAGCAGAACTGAAACTGTCCGTGGGACTCATTGAGCCCCACATGATGGCGGGGTACTCAGGCGGCCGAAAACTGATCTGCCCAGGTATTGCCGGTCTGGAAACAGTGAAAGTATGGCACAGCCCACGCTTTCTGGAGCATCCCAACGCCGAGAATGGCGTGGTGGAAGGGAATCCTGTCCACGAAGAGAATACCCGCATTGCAATGATGGCGGGGTGCGACTTTATTGTGAATGTCTGCATTGATGGCCAGCGCCGCATTACCTGGCTGGGTGCGGGTGACATGATTGCAGCGTGGGAACGAGGAGTCGACTTTGTTCGCCGCGTGGTGAAAGCCGGCCTCGACCAGCCCGTGGATATCGTGGTTACCAGTGGCGCGGGCTATCCTCTGGATACCACGTTTTATCAATCGGTCAAAGGAATGATCGGTGCGTTGCCCATCATCAAACGTGGGGGCACCATTATTATTGCTGCCAGCTTAACTGAAGGGATCGGCAGCCCGGAGTTTCAGGAGATCATTGCCGACAATCCGGATATTGAATTGTTCAAAAAGCGGATTATGGAAACCGATTATTTTGTGCTGGATCAGTGGCAACTGGAAGAACTGGCGAAAGTGCTGGCAAAATGCACGGTAAAACTTGTGACGAATGGCCTGCCTGCTGAGAAGTTACAAAACTGTTACATTGAAACAAGCCCCACGGTGGAAGTGGCCGTGACAGAAGCACTGGCCAAACACGGCGCCGACGCCACGATTGCAGTGATCCCCAAAGGGCCATACGTTCTGCCGTACCTCACGGACAGGGCTCGGGCATAA
- a CDS encoding Flp family type IVb pilin, producing the protein MTSIKKRLVKEVVRFLKKEDGPTAVEYAVMLALIIVVCIAAVTTLGNSASQTFADVSLNGAAS; encoded by the coding sequence ATGACGAGCATTAAGAAACGATTGGTTAAAGAGGTAGTCCGGTTTTTGAAGAAAGAAGATGGTCCCACAGCAGTGGAATATGCAGTAATGCTTGCGTTAATTATCGTCGTATGCATTGCAGCAGTGACCACCCTGGGGAACAGTGCCAGTCAGACGTTTGCTGACGTTTCGCTGAATGGCGCTGCCAGCTAA
- a CDS encoding beta-ketoacyl-ACP synthase III yields MNLLIAPENMRTKAATLESREDTSSEHRQSPRPPCRSLMGVQVVGTGSYVPDMVISNDHLHERLGFDSDWIVKRTGIYERRHALPHQATSDLAIEAAEQALKSAQLTPKDIDLMVLGTFTPDMSFPSTACIVQDRLGTVGPAIEVEAACAGFMYALITGAAYIVAGVSDTALIIGADCNSRILNPDDIKTYPLFGDGAGAVVLTRGSPEQGILSYSMGSDGFGGGLLCRPSGGSRTPPQEAHLEQGLQYMYMDGRAVFRWAVDILCDTIQDVLSHTGLKSEEIDLFIPHQANIRIINAAIDVLHIPRNKVFHNLEKYGNTSGGSIPLAVDEAIRQGSLKSGQTALLSGFGAGLTWGTAIMRW; encoded by the coding sequence ATGAACTTGTTAATCGCCCCTGAAAATATGCGGACGAAAGCAGCTACCTTGGAGTCGCGCGAAGATACCAGTTCAGAACATCGTCAGTCCCCTCGACCTCCATGCCGTTCTTTGATGGGTGTGCAGGTGGTGGGTACAGGCAGCTATGTTCCTGACATGGTGATATCGAACGACCATTTACACGAACGTCTTGGCTTTGACTCCGATTGGATCGTCAAACGGACCGGCATTTACGAACGCCGGCACGCGTTGCCCCACCAGGCAACCAGCGATCTGGCAATTGAAGCTGCAGAACAGGCACTGAAATCTGCCCAACTGACACCCAAAGACATTGATCTGATGGTGTTGGGCACCTTTACGCCTGATATGTCGTTCCCTTCCACCGCCTGTATTGTGCAGGATCGGTTGGGCACCGTTGGCCCGGCGATTGAAGTGGAAGCGGCCTGTGCCGGTTTCATGTACGCCTTGATCACGGGTGCCGCCTATATTGTGGCAGGGGTAAGCGATACCGCACTGATTATCGGTGCGGATTGTAATTCCCGTATTCTGAATCCCGACGACATCAAAACGTACCCACTGTTTGGTGACGGTGCAGGTGCCGTGGTGCTGACGCGTGGCTCTCCTGAACAGGGGATTCTCAGTTACAGCATGGGTTCCGATGGCTTTGGCGGGGGATTACTCTGCCGGCCTTCCGGTGGCAGCAGAACTCCCCCACAGGAAGCCCACCTGGAACAGGGTTTGCAGTACATGTACATGGATGGTCGGGCGGTATTCCGCTGGGCAGTCGATATTCTGTGCGACACCATTCAGGATGTGCTTAGCCATACTGGTTTGAAATCGGAAGAAATTGACCTGTTTATCCCACACCAGGCGAACATCCGCATTATCAACGCCGCCATTGATGTGCTGCACATCCCCAGGAACAAAGTATTCCACAACCTGGAAAAGTATGGCAACACCTCGGGTGGGTCTATCCCACTGGCAGTGGATGAGGCAATCCGCCAGGGCTCGTTGAAATCCGGCCAGACGGCCCTCCTGAGTGGCTTTGGTGCCGGCCTCACGTGGGGCACCGCCATCATGCGGTGGTAA
- the rplU gene encoding 50S ribosomal protein L21 has translation MNAIFVDGSRQFRVAVGDVVRIDHRDVNVGDTVEMTNVLMTVNNGTVQIGQPQVAGVKVVGKVIGQPKDKVVIQKFRRRKNYRRLTGHSQPYVEIQIESILS, from the coding sequence ATGAACGCAATTTTTGTTGATGGTTCCCGCCAGTTTCGAGTTGCCGTTGGCGACGTGGTTCGCATTGACCACCGCGATGTCAACGTGGGTGACACTGTAGAAATGACCAATGTTCTGATGACCGTCAACAACGGCACCGTTCAGATTGGCCAGCCACAGGTTGCAGGTGTGAAGGTTGTTGGCAAAGTCATTGGTCAGCCAAAAGACAAAGTGGTTATCCAGAAGTTCCGTCGCCGTAAGAACTACCGTCGATTGACCGGCCATTCTCAGCCATACGTCGAAATCCAAATCGAATCGATCTTGTCATAA